AAAAACAAGAAGTAACTAGAGAAGTACAAACAATACCAAATGTTGATTATAAGTTACTGAAATTGTTTTTTATGTCTCTTTTATGGAGAAGCCACATAGCAAGAGATCACTTCTTCGTCAACAAAGTTAGTAAAGATGGAAAGATTGAAACAGCACAATTTTTCAAAGAAGTAAACTTAGGGCAGCAGTGGGAACTCAAACTGAAAAGTATGATTTTGCAAGAGAATCCTGGTACAGAGGATGATTTTTCTGTAGTTTTGATTAAATATATTGGTAAAGAGTCATATGTACATTTATTGCCTCCCAAGAGAATCAAAAATGATTCAGCGAATTTTTATCAGTTTACTTTCGCAGGTTATTCTTTTTTTATAAAAGTGGATCAACGTAAATTCCTGAAGAAAGTTAGGGAAATTATGCTGAAACCTAATTCACCTATGTACTTCCCTATTAAAAAATATAAAGATTCTCCAGATTATTTACACTTATTAAAATGGGTAAATAGCGTACCTGAAATGTCTATTTAATCAGTAGCGATATATCATTAATATTTTTCAGGTTTCATTTTATAAAACAAACAAAATTAGATGATGAGGCAGAAGACTCTCATTATTACTCGATAGCTACAGAATCTAAGTTTTAATTTATTTCTTCTACTCCAGCCCCAATTCTAGCTGCACAGGTTCTTCCGTTTGTGATTGTGTGCTGTTGGTGCGTCGAGTGCTTGTTTTTGCGGTAGATTTTTTAGTTGTTTTGGTTTCGAGTTTGTCACGTTCTGCGTGGATTCGCTCTAGCAGGACAGATGCAGGTTCGTCGTTGGGGTCTTGGGGTACAAGTTCGCCGCGAAAGGCTTTAGCTAGGATGGATTGGTTGAGAGATTGTAAATCTTGTAAGCAACTGTTAGTCAGAGATGCAAGATTTTGTATTGCTGCGAATTCTTGTTTTACAGCACACACAATTGTATGTTGTTCGGCTAAAGGTGGCAGTGGAATAGGCATAGATTTTATGTCACTTCCGGCGATCCCCTGCTGCCCTGCTGAAGTTTTTATATGCCTTTCAATATGTGAGCGTGATAATCCACAGTTACAAGCTAATTCTAAATATTCAGGTAGAGATAGTAAATTATCTACCAACTGTCCTCGAATAAGTTTGTCAGGATAAAGCAGATCATTAATAATTTTTGGTACTATTCCACAAACACCAACAAATGAGCGGCTACCGTTATATCGTGTAAACAGTAAATCACCTGTTTCTAAGAAGTAATTACTTAAATCATCAGTATTTTCTGTACGATAGAATCTAATATCATTAATATTTACTTCCATCGCTCTAACTGATGAGATTCTAAGAATTGGGATACCAGGAAGTTCATCTGCTGGTGGTTTTGATAAACCATTGCGAAGCGAAAATAAAAGCTGGTCTAATGTAACCCATATCCAACTTTCTGGGAGTTGAGGTAACTTATCAATATCTGGCTTGATCGGCTCATAATTTTTAACTTTTGAAACACTTTTTTGCTTTTTGTATAATTCTTCACTCCACTTGCGGCGACGTTCTACTCGAATGCGCTCAAGTAAAACCGAAGCAGGTTCAACATTACTGTTTTGCTCCCGCCAATCAGCAGTGAGGTCGCCACGAAAGGCAGCAGCGAGGACAGATTGACGGAACTGGTCTAGCAGTTGAGGGATATCCTCAAGCGCATCCTTCACTCGCTGGCTTCTGGCTTTCAGTGCTTCTATTTTGGCAACTATGCGGCGTTGTTCGTTGAGGGGTGGAAGGGGGATAACGATTTTATTTAAAATATCAGCAGACACATTAGGAAATGTTGAGCCTGTTCCTAATCTATATATTTGATATTCATTGAAATGAATAAAAATATTTAAATATTCCTGATAAATTCTTGAGCGTATAGCAGCTACTCCTCGCCCGATACAAGCTTCAAAACCCGCAATATTCATTCGCCCAGTGGTTGAACCACGCACGCATAATATTAAATCCCCTTCTTTGCACATCTTGGTTGGCAAAGTGGTGAACTTAGATTTTATTGTTTTAGAAAATGGATCAGGGCCAAACTCAACAGGG
This is a stretch of genomic DNA from Aulosira sp. FACHB-615. It encodes these proteins:
- a CDS encoding restriction endonuclease subunit S; the protein is MIKNKDELPELPKKWVWSQVSDIAEIIMGQSPPGDTYNQQGVGVPLINGPVEFGPDPFSKTIKSKFTTLPTKMCKEGDLILCVRGSTTGRMNIAGFEACIGRGVAAIRSRIYQEYLNIFIHFNEYQIYRLGTGSTFPNVSADILNKIVIPLPPLNEQRRIVAKIEALKARSQRVKDALEDIPQLLDQFRQSVLAAAFRGDLTADWREQNSNVEPASVLLERIRVERRRKWSEELYKKQKSVSKVKNYEPIKPDIDKLPQLPESWIWVTLDQLLFSLRNGLSKPPADELPGIPILRISSVRAMEVNINDIRFYRTENTDDLSNYFLETGDLLFTRYNGSRSFVGVCGIVPKIINDLLYPDKLIRGQLVDNLLSLPEYLELACNCGLSRSHIERHIKTSAGQQGIAGSDIKSMPIPLPPLAEQHTIVCAVKQEFAAIQNLASLTNSCLQDLQSLNQSILAKAFRGELVPQDPNDEPASVLLERIHAERDKLETKTTKKSTAKTSTRRTNSTQSQTEEPVQLELGLE